GGGGTTGAGGATGTAGGCGATCAGGAACCCGATGAGGCCGACCTGCAGCGCGAAGGCGTAGCCATGCCTCAGTCGCCACAGCACGGCCACCAGGAGGACGGTGAGCACGATGTAGCTCACCGCGCGCACCCAGACGTTCTGCCACACGGTCTCGAGCGCGGTCGCCTCGTTGGCGTTCTTGGCTTGCGGGCGTTCAGGCTGCACCGGTCGCGTAAGCCTCCTCTACCATCATGGTCCGACGAACAGCGATGCCGCCGCTATGCGAACGGCCTCAGCGTCCATGCCGGCGCCGAAGAACTCGTCCGGGGCCGGCCAGATCTCGAAACGCAGGCGCGCCTGGTCGGTGCGTCCCGCCACGGCCACGTCCGTGCCCGAGTTCCCTACGAACCCGATAACCTGGCCGCGGTAGACGTTGACGCCGGTCCGGATGCCGTCGCGAACGGCCGCCAGGTGGCCGTAGCGGAGGACCGTGCCGTCGGCCAGGCGCAGCCACACCTGCCTGCCCCGCAACTGGTCGAGCTGCCCCTCATCGGCCCCGGCCTCCCCCACGTCGGCCAGCAGCACGTCCCACGCCCGCGGGTCGATCTCGGTGTAGGCGACGTCCGCCCGCACGACCTGGCCGCTCTGGGCCGCCACGACCGGCGTGCCGGTCGTGATGGGCACACCCGCGTCCTGGTCGAAGAAGTCGAAGCCCTGGCTGACCCCGTGGCGGTAGGCGCGCGGCGCCCCCGGGAGGTGATCGTCCTGGGCGGGCAACCGCGCTCCCGGGATGGGGAACCAGAGCCCGGCGGCGCTCGCCACGGGCGGCGCGCCGCCCTCGTCGGCCGCGACAGGAGCGCCCGAAGCGGCGACGCCGGTCGGGCGTCTGGCGATCAGCAGGCCGGTGACGACGAGCGCGTAGAGGGTCAGGGCTGTGAGGACGTACCAACCGGGTCGCAGGCCCCGCAGCGACGCGGTGATGGACGAGGGAACCGAGCGCTTGCCGCTCATGGAGGGGAAGTCTAGCACGCCTCCGTTGGCGCCCAGGACGTCACTCCTGGGCGCGCGACATGAGTAGGACGAGCGGGTGGTGGCCACCGTGCGCCACCCGCGATTCGTGCTCGACCCGCCACCACGGCTGGTCGAGCACTACGGAGCGCAGGAGCCTCAGCTCGTGGCTCAGGAGGCAGAACCGGGCGTCCGGCGCGGCGAGCGCGGCGGCGGCGGCGAACAGCTTCGGGTAGAGGGCCCGGTTGGCGGCGTGCGCGCCGACCGCGTCGCCCCACGGGGCGTCGGCCGTCAGGACGTCGAACCGACCGGCGGTCCCGAGCCACTCGACGAAGCGCGGGTCCGTCAGGTCGCCGACGCCCAGCTCGCACCGTTTCGCCACGCCGGCCGCGCTTGCGTTCGTCTCGGCGCAACGCACCGCGTCCGGGTCGACGTCGAAGCCGACGAGCTTCCGCGCGGG
The nucleotide sequence above comes from Trueperaceae bacterium. Encoded proteins:
- a CDS encoding M23 family metallopeptidase — protein: MSGKRSVPSSITASLRGLRPGWYVLTALTLYALVVTGLLIARRPTGVAASGAPVAADEGGAPPVASAAGLWFPIPGARLPAQDDHLPGAPRAYRHGVSQGFDFFDQDAGVPITTGTPVVAAQSGQVVRADVAYTEIDPRAWDVLLADVGEAGADEGQLDQLRGRQVWLRLADGTVLRYGHLAAVRDGIRTGVNVYRGQVIGFVGNSGTDVAVAGRTDQARLRFEIWPAPDEFFGAGMDAEAVRIAAASLFVGP